From the genome of Dermacentor albipictus isolate Rhodes 1998 colony unplaced genomic scaffold, USDA_Dalb.pri_finalv2 scaffold_249, whole genome shotgun sequence, one region includes:
- the LOC139053826 gene encoding DNA translocase FtsK 1-like, with protein MSVSDNPVQGPRGPTSAHSPALKLLLAEARRQFCATAENEEQPVEAAAPSPRFLRSGTCRDTAPVATQRRRRGRAAPHNDDDGGDNTGSESDDDTASSRRSSSCPPSCSYSSTSESSSEDSQLTLATDSASSRSPSPSAQEERVGAPATAEPTEEAVPNRTPHEPPEPEGAHAETEASARAAESDAPESVSTAHAPPCDVTAHTQGDAPPPPADPLLPGAKQPGRKKNSRRKRRNVRPVTITTVAKTGVRSSAPPAAQDTASTSEGRETVLYRPLGRKAHFLAASRDAIAAFLAGVSGTHRVRPNLRRNVVAVDALPGTDLSALLAVRVICDVPVKAKALIADSCTGTLFNVDPAIDGPSILEGIESRVPVLAVTRSGDVATLRFTGRGVPEEVHLFRQRRIVRPQLPRPLQCGRCGLFGHATATCSRDPRCLQCAGSHATTACTSKRTRCINCRGPHESTEPRCPNWQLERRVASILARTVPRITRKQALVLARSNAPAARNQQPATTTAQRAPEPRSSPLVQPGRSFRDVLAGNTAPQPAAESSSAQPRSTTTPDARDLVITTLASALRALLESVPADSPARHMCVAALEMHDALIQHG; from the coding sequence ATGTCCGTCTCCGACAACCCAGTGCAGGGGCCACGCGGCCCCACCTCAGCGCACTCGCCGGCGCTCAAACTGCTTCTTGCGGAAGCGAGACGGCAGTTTTGCGCCACCGCCGAGAACGAGGAGCAGCCTGTCGAGGCTGCAGCCCCATCCCCGAGGTTCCTACGCTCGGGAACCTGCAGGGACACTGCCCCAGTCGCAACACAGCGTCGTCGACGCGGCCGTGCTGCCccgcacaacgacgacgacggcggagacaacaccggcagcgagagcgacgacgacacCGCCAGCTCGCGCCGCTCTAGCAGCTGCCCGCCTTCCTGCTCCTACTCGTCAACCAGCGAGAGCAGCAGCGAGGACAGCCAGCTGACACTGGCCACGGACTCGGCGAGCAGCCGTTCCCCGTCGCCCAGCGCCCAAGAAGAAAGGGTCGGCGCCCCCGCTACTGCTGAACCAACTGAGGAAGCCGTGCCTAATCGTACGCCGCACGAGCCCCCGGAACCGGAAGGCGCCCACGCCGAGACCGaggcgagcgcgcgcgcggcggAGAGCGATGCTCCCGAGAGCGTCTCCACGGCGCATGCGCCACCCTGCGACGTCACGGCGCACACGCAAGGCGATGCCCCGCCTCCACCCGCGGACCCTCTCCTCCCCGGCGCGAAGCAGCcgggtaggaaaaaaaacagccgGCGTAAGCGCCGGAACGTGCGGCCGGTGACCATCACCACCGTCGCTAAAACCGGCGTACGTTCAAGCGCCCCTCCTGCGGCACAAGACACCGCATCGACCAGTGAAGGACGGGAAACCGTCCTTTACAGACCGCTCGGGAGGAAGGCCCATTTCCTTGCGGCATCACGCGATGCAATTGCCGCATTCCTGGCCGGTGTTTCGGGGACACATCGAGTCCGGCCGAACTTGCGACGGAACGTCGTGGCCGTCGACGCGCTGCCAGGCACGGACCTGTCTGCGCTGCTCGCCGTTCGGGTGATTTGCGACGTGCCCGTCAAGGCGAAGGCACTTATCGCCGACTCTTGCACGGGCACGCTCTTCAACGTGGACCCGGCGATCGATGGGCCTTCCATCCTTGAGGGTATCGAGAGCCGGGTGCCCGTACTCGCCGTCACCCGAAGCGGCGATGTCGCAACACTGCGATTCACAGGCAGAGGCGTGCCGGAGGAGGTGCACCTGTTCAGGCAGCGCCGCATCGTGCGCCCGCAGCTACCGCGGCCGTTGCAGTGCGGTCGATGCGGCCTCTTCGGGCACGCCACAGCGACTTGCTCTCGCGACCCGCGCTGTCTCCAGTGCGCGGggtcgcacgcgacgaccgcctgTACCTCAAAGCGGACCCGATGCATCAACTGCCGAGGCCCGCACGAGTCGACAGAGCCACGCTGCCCCAACTGGCAGCTCGAGCGGCGGGTGGCGAGCATACTCGCGAGAACCGTTCCGCGCATCACGCGCAAACAAGCCCTGGTTCTCGCGAGGAGCAATGCCCCTGCCGCGCGGAATCAGCAGCCGGCCACCACCACAGCACAGCGCGCGCCCGAGCCACGATCATCGCCGTTGGTTCAGCCGGGCCGATCATTCCGTGACGTGCTGGCCGGCAACACAGCGCCGCAGCCAGCCGCCGAGAGCAGCTCTGCCCAGCCCCGCAGCACGACAACACCCGATGCACGTGACCTCGTCATAACGACGCTCGCGTCGGCATTGCGTGCACTTTTGGAATCGGTACCTGCCGACTCCCCAGCGCGCCACATGTGTGTGGCAGCACTGGAAATGCATGACGCCCTGATCCAGCATGGCTAG
- the LOC139053825 gene encoding uncharacterized protein translates to MRRRHPELADGALSDGCDVLALQETHVRPGELNLPGFVSYHSAAGCEQASCTAIPCTDSTHPAGRSRASLYVRAGLPQAVVSVDDLPCTGVECVAVTVRIGTTDTCVASVYACCGGRWDKEMVVRLSQRVRGDLVMCGDFNSHNTAWGSRHTDSSGRDLLDAIQQAGLLIANTGVITFARRGCEGSVLDLSLVSERCHYIWRRSPDMRGSDHYPIHLEPRRAAHLPTRAYSVVNWPRFRELCATVPVSEGGMFFQHIAQCARAASTRCVVPAGTPVPDIKQLNLRAARRRAERLALRSGQREHWTVYNRLDAVCRRHAKQRRNASWSSLCSSLERASVRSSPWRILGAILRPRLPRCPALSIAVARGITNGQLAELLAETFCPPPTVRPPAPHVLQPQPHPRRELHAPERYFPSAGILEDIRALCEADFTIADCLADVIATLETAKHRGEAGYLVLLDVESAFDRLPHATIMDALDALGVCGRMRGYIAAFLGGRTMRVRVGGALSRPRAVVTGVPQGSVLSPFLFNLALGCDLVLQWVPAHIGIHGNEEADRLAKAAHTAPVPRSLVVTPFDVARHTVAGMLRARHPDARVASGKPPKLLPRSGLHRRDRALLLRLRIGCYRTAARTHRIQVQ, encoded by the exons ATGCGCCGCCGACATCCAGAGCTGGCGGATGGGGCTCTTTCGGACGGATGCGACGtgcttgctttgcaagaaacccacGTCCGCCCGGGAGAGCTCAATCTGCCGGGCTTCGTCAGCTACCACAGTGCTGCTGGCTGCGAACAGGCGTCATGCACGGCCATTCCGTGTACCGATTCCACTCATCCGGCTGGGCGATCTCGCGCGTCACTTTACGTACGCGCTGGGCTCCCTCAAGCCGTGGTGAGTGTGGACGATTTGCCGTGCACGGGCGTCGAGTGCGTGGCGGTGACCGTGCGAATCGGAACAACCGACACGTGCGTCGCGAGTGTTTACGCGTGCTGCGGCGGCCGCTGGGACAAGGAGATGGTCGTCCGGCTGTCACAGCGTGTGCGCGGAGACCTTGTgatgtgcggtgacttcaactcgcacaACACTGCGTGGGGTTCGCGCCACACCGACAGCAGTGGCCGGGACCTACTTGACGCCATCCAGCAGGCGGGTCTGCTGATAGCCAACACAGGCGTTATCACCTTCGCCCGTCGTGGCTGCGAGGGAAGTGTGTTGGATCTCTCGCTAGTGTCGGAACGCTGCCATTACATCTGGCGCCGCAGCCCCGACATGCGAGGGTCCGACCACTACCCCATCCACCTCGAGCCCCGCCGTGCCGCCCACCTGCCGACGCGTGCGTACAGTGTTGTGAATTGGCCGCGATTCCGGGAACTGTGTGCTACTGTGCCAGTCTCGGAGGGCGGCATGTTTTTTCAACACATCGCGCAGTGCGCGCGTGCCGCGTCGACTCGCTGTGTCGTGCCGGCCGGGACGCCCGTTCCTGACATCAAACAGCTGAACCTCCGCGCTGCGCGTCGCAGAGCCGAGAGGCTAGCGCTGCGCTCGGGCCAGCGCGAACATTGGACTGTGTACAACCGGCTGGACGCGGTATGCCGTCGCCACGCGAAGCAGCGCCGCAACGCCAGCTGGTCCAGCCTCTGCTCGTCGCTGGAACGGGCGAGCGTGCGATCGAGCCCGTGGCGAATCCTGGGGGCGATCCTGCGGCCCCGCCTTCCACGCTGCCCCGCCCTCTCCATCGCCGTGGCGCGCGGCATCACGAACGGTCAGCTGGCCGAGCTCCTCGCTGAGACGTTCTGCCCGCCGCCCACCGTCCGTCCACCGGCGCCGCACGTGCTGCAGCCGCAACCGCACCCAAGGCGCGAGCTGCATGCCCCGGAGCGATACTTCCCAtcggccgggatcctcgaggacatcagggcgctgtgcgaggctgactttactatcg CAGACTGCCTTGCCGACGTGATCGCCACGCTGGAGACAGCGAAGCATCGAGGCGAGGCAGGCTACCTCGTTCTCCTCGACGTCGAGAGCGCCTTCGACCGTCTGCCACACGCCACCATCATGGACGCTCTCGATGCGCTCGGAGTGTGCGGACGAATGCGCGGCTACATCGCAGCTTTCCTTGGCGGCCGGACGATGCGGGTGCGCGTTGGAGGAGCGCTCAGTCGGCCGCGTGCGGTTgtgacaggagtgccgcagggcagcgtgcttagcccattcctgttcaacctcgcgctg ggatgcgacctcgttctgcagtgggtgcctgcccacatcggcatacacgggaacgagGAAGCGGACCGGCTCGCGAAGGCCGCACACACTGCGCCAGTGCCCCGGTCGCTCGTGGTGACTCCCTTTGACGTCGCCCGTCACACCGTGGCCGGCATGCTACGAGCGAGACACCCGGACGCCCGCGTCGCCAGTGGCAAGCCGCCAAAGTTGCTGCCACGTTCGGGCCTTCACCGACgagaccgggcgctgctgcttcgcctccgcatcggctgctaccgcaccgcggcaaggacacaccgcatccaag tgcagtaa